The following are encoded in a window of Sminthopsis crassicaudata isolate SCR6 chromosome 5, ASM4859323v1, whole genome shotgun sequence genomic DNA:
- the COX14 gene encoding cytochrome c oxidase assembly protein COX14 — MMSPKQLADFGYKAFSASMMLLTVYGGFLCSARAYRYFQHRGVLRQAAEEQKSQSILQD; from the coding sequence ATGATGTCACCTAAACAACTAGCTGACTTTGGCTACAAGGCTTTCTCTGCCTCCATGATGTTACTCACTGTGTATGGTGGCTTTCTGTGTAGTGCCCGGGCCTATCGCTATTTTCAGCATCGTGGTGTCCTGCGCCAGGCAGCTGAAGAACAAAAGTCTCAAAGCATTCTGCAAGACTGA